From one Catenuloplanes nepalensis genomic stretch:
- a CDS encoding FtsX-like permease family protein, producing MRMVLWLLRRDLRRRRAETVLLVVAITAATATLTLGLTLNELASRPYERTRAATAGPDLVIEPGATGPEALDALAAIAARPGVTGTSGPYPLLFLDLDFGALSSRVVVQGRDEAAVTIDQPAVTEGGWVRPGGAVVERAFADAFGMRTGDTVTVNGRALRVEGLAVTAARAPFPNVNWHLPSTLDVWKGGAIWVHRDDIPALAGTQPISYNLNVTIADPAQAPLFTRLPSGEKDTTFRGWHVRRWQDFADTTGRRYGALYETLLIGSWLLTGLAVTGVAGIVGGRVIAQRRRVGLLKAVGAGPGLIAAVHLTEYLLIGLVAAGAGLAAGWLAAPVLFRPSVGLMGTIGTAPPPAGLVWPVVALALAIAVAATLGQVLRAAGTDTVHALADAATPPSRSRLLIGLSRRLPVALLLGVRINARRARRARLTTVNTLITMTALAAVLTGAVQAPGTEDLGGTVIPDVGGDRLRAATVLLIVLVCGLALLNTAVTTATAALDARQPLAVARSLGATPAQAGLGLAVSQVLPALPGVAGGALFGVALQRFFHETYGPEPYAPAWWLVAAATVVLLVVAALTAVPAVATARRPVADALRH from the coding sequence ATGCGGATGGTCCTCTGGCTGCTGCGCCGTGACCTGCGCCGGCGCAGGGCGGAGACCGTGCTGCTGGTCGTCGCGATCACGGCCGCGACCGCGACGCTGACGCTCGGGCTCACGCTCAACGAGCTGGCCTCCCGGCCGTACGAGCGGACCCGCGCGGCCACCGCCGGGCCGGACCTGGTGATCGAGCCGGGCGCCACCGGGCCGGAGGCGCTGGACGCGCTGGCGGCGATCGCGGCCCGGCCCGGCGTGACCGGCACCTCCGGGCCGTACCCGCTGCTGTTCCTGGATCTTGATTTTGGTGCGCTGTCCTCCCGCGTCGTGGTGCAGGGACGCGACGAGGCCGCGGTCACGATCGACCAGCCGGCCGTGACCGAGGGCGGCTGGGTGCGGCCCGGCGGCGCGGTGGTGGAGCGGGCGTTCGCGGACGCGTTCGGCATGCGGACCGGCGACACCGTGACCGTCAACGGCCGTGCGCTGCGCGTGGAGGGCCTCGCGGTGACGGCCGCCCGCGCACCGTTCCCGAACGTGAACTGGCACCTGCCGAGCACGCTCGACGTCTGGAAGGGCGGCGCGATCTGGGTGCACCGCGACGACATCCCGGCGCTGGCCGGCACCCAGCCGATCTCCTACAACCTGAACGTGACGATCGCGGACCCGGCGCAGGCCCCGTTGTTCACCCGCCTGCCCTCCGGCGAGAAGGACACGACGTTCCGGGGCTGGCACGTCCGGCGCTGGCAGGACTTCGCCGACACCACCGGCCGCCGCTACGGCGCGCTGTACGAGACGCTGCTGATCGGCAGCTGGCTGCTCACCGGCCTGGCGGTCACCGGCGTGGCCGGCATCGTCGGCGGACGCGTGATCGCCCAGCGCCGCCGGGTCGGCCTGCTCAAGGCGGTCGGCGCCGGGCCGGGCCTGATCGCCGCCGTCCACCTGACCGAATACCTGTTGATCGGGCTGGTCGCGGCCGGGGCCGGGCTGGCCGCCGGCTGGCTCGCCGCGCCGGTCCTGTTCCGCCCGAGCGTCGGTCTGATGGGCACGATCGGCACCGCGCCACCACCGGCCGGGCTGGTGTGGCCGGTGGTCGCGCTCGCGCTGGCCATCGCGGTGGCCGCCACGCTCGGCCAGGTGCTGCGCGCCGCCGGCACCGACACTGTCCACGCGCTCGCCGACGCCGCCACACCGCCCAGCCGCAGCCGGCTCCTGATCGGACTGTCCCGCCGGTTGCCGGTCGCGCTGCTGCTCGGCGTGCGGATCAACGCCCGCCGCGCGCGCCGCGCCCGGCTCACCACGGTCAACACGCTGATCACCATGACCGCGCTCGCGGCCGTGCTCACCGGCGCGGTGCAGGCACCCGGCACCGAGGACCTGGGCGGCACGGTCATCCCGGACGTGGGCGGTGACCGCCTGCGGGCCGCCACGGTGCTGCTGATCGTCCTGGTGTGCGGGCTCGCGCTGCTCAACACGGCCGTCACCACCGCGACGGCCGCGCTCGACGCCCGGCAGCCGCTGGCGGTCGCCCGCTCGCTCGGCGCGACACCGGCCCAGGCCGGCCTCGGGCTGGCGGTCTCGCAGGTGCTTCCGGCGCTGCCGGGCGTGGCGGGCGGCGCGCTGTTCGGCGTCGCGCTCCAACGCTTCTTCCACGAGACGTACGGGCCGGAACCGTACGCCCCGGCGTGGTGGCTGGTGGCGGCCGCGACCGTGGTGCTGCTGGTCGTGGCCGCGCTCACCGCCGTGCCCGCGGTGGCCACCGCCCGGCGGCCGGTCGCGGACGCGCTGCGTCACTGA
- a CDS encoding ABC transporter ATP-binding protein translates to MRTHVDRTEIMMLRTRALTKRYGWNDSLVRAVDEVDLDVPAGQSLAIMGPSGCGKSTLLHLLGGLQRPTGGELWVAGQRIDRMSERALAKLRRHHIGLIFQSFHLMDELTAVENVEMAALLAGTAPRAARRRALDLLDRVGLADRAGHLPSALSGGQRQRVAIARALSNAPQIVLADEPTGNLDSAATREVLRLFEELRTAGQTLVVVTHDARIAAVADRIISMRDGAFADDSMLAGAR, encoded by the coding sequence GTGCGAACGCACGTGGACCGGACGGAGATCATGATGCTGCGCACCCGCGCACTGACCAAGCGGTACGGCTGGAACGACTCGCTGGTGCGCGCGGTCGACGAGGTCGACCTGGACGTGCCGGCCGGCCAATCCCTGGCGATCATGGGGCCGAGCGGCTGCGGCAAGTCCACGCTGCTGCACCTGCTCGGCGGCCTGCAACGCCCGACCGGCGGCGAGCTGTGGGTGGCCGGGCAGCGCATCGACCGGATGAGCGAGCGCGCGCTCGCGAAACTGCGCCGCCACCACATCGGACTGATCTTCCAGTCCTTCCACCTAATGGACGAGCTGACCGCGGTGGAGAACGTCGAGATGGCCGCGCTACTGGCCGGCACCGCACCCCGCGCCGCCCGCCGCCGCGCGCTGGACCTGCTCGACCGCGTCGGGCTCGCCGACCGCGCCGGCCACCTGCCGTCCGCGCTCTCCGGCGGCCAGCGCCAGCGCGTCGCGATCGCCCGCGCGCTCAGCAACGCGCCGCAGATCGTGCTCGCGGACGAGCCCACCGGCAACCTGGACAGCGCGGCCACCCGCGAGGTGCTGCGGCTGTTCGAGGAGCTGCGCACGGCCGGCCAGACGCTGGTCGTGGTCACCCACGACGCGCGTATCGCCGCGGTCGCGGACCGGATCATCTCGATGCGGGACGGCGCGTTCGCGGACGACAGCATGCTGGCCGGGGCGCGCTGA
- a CDS encoding PadR family transcriptional regulator, with protein sequence MQDVVLAMLAKEPAHGYELRARLRDALGPLGESMNAGQIYVTLGRLTRAGLVVAEHDPGLADRPDRRVHRLTPAGQQRVAAWLSEVTWPRPDITEFHLKLVAAAAARLADPVDLVDAQRREVLRRIRDAQRAALAPELDDVASLLLEGVVLRLRADLEWLEACERTWTGRRS encoded by the coding sequence GTGCAGGACGTCGTGCTGGCCATGCTGGCCAAGGAACCCGCTCATGGGTACGAGTTGCGGGCGCGGCTGCGTGACGCGCTCGGCCCGCTCGGCGAGTCGATGAACGCGGGCCAGATCTACGTGACGCTCGGCCGGCTGACCAGGGCCGGGCTGGTCGTCGCGGAGCACGACCCGGGCCTTGCGGACCGCCCCGACCGCCGCGTGCACCGCCTGACCCCGGCCGGCCAGCAGCGCGTCGCCGCCTGGCTGTCCGAGGTGACCTGGCCGCGGCCGGACATCACCGAGTTCCACCTCAAACTCGTCGCCGCCGCGGCCGCCCGGCTCGCCGACCCGGTCGACCTGGTCGACGCGCAGCGGCGCGAGGTGCTGCGCCGCATCCGCGACGCCCAGCGCGCCGCGCTCGCCCCGGAGCTGGACGACGTCGCGTCGCTGCTGCTGGAGGGCGTGGTGCTGCGGCTGCGGGCCGATTTGGAGTGGCTGGAGGCGTGCGAACGCACGTGGACCGGACGGAGATCATGA